GGTGAGCCACTCCCGCATCAGCGCCTCGCCCAGGTACGGCGCCCGCTGAAGGCGGCGGTCGGCGGCTGCGATCGCCCGTCGGATCCGCTCTACCTGGGGGTTGTGGAGGGTGAGCCTGAAACTGCCCTTAAGGCCGGGGCGGTGGACAGAGAGCCAGCCTTGTGCTTCAAGAATCGTGACCGCCCGTCGGAGCGTGTTGAGGCACAGGTCGGTGAACGACCTCAGCTCTGCCCACGTCGTGGTCACGGACCGCCCACTGAACCCAGGCAGATATTGAACGGCGGCGTAGAGGAGCTTCGCCTGTCCGGTGATGCTTCGGGCGCTCAGGAGGGCGATGGGGAGCGTCGCACACCCGGCCCGACTGACTGCGATCGGTTGCGGCCGCAGCAGGTCGTGATCCCGCAGGCGGCGTTGCGCATCGGACACTCCAGAACTCGACAGGCCTGTCAAGAGCCGCAGTTCCTTTGTGTCGTCCGTCAACTGACGGGCCGCCCAGACCAACTTGGATGCGGCGCTTAGCGAACGGTTCAGCAGGATCTCTCGTGGAACAAGGACTTCTTCTGGGGGACGACGTTTCCTTTGCATTTCTGATCCCTCCGCAGACCATTTCGTGGGCGAGAAGGAAACTCCTTCCAACCCATCGCCCGACGGCCTTCAGACCCGTAAGGTCGGCCACTCGCCGACTGAAGGGGTGTCGTGGCTCGGCCGGGGGTAGATCACGGCTTGATATAACCTGCCTGGGCAAGCGAGCCCAAGCCGCGCAGATCGGTTGAGCGGTGAAGGAGCAGTTGGCTCATCCTGGTGAGACGTGCGGTCCTGGCGCCGGGTCGTTCAGGGATGAAGTAGCAAGAATCTGCAGTGGGTGGCTCGACCGGATGCGGAAAAAGTGACACTTCAGGTGTGAAGGGTTGCGTGGCGATTCGCCCGGGGGCGACGAGGGCTCGAGGGGTGAGCCGCCGGGGAGCGGCGAGGGTCCGAGAGGTCGCGATGTTCACCTGTGAAGTAGCAAGAGTCTGCGGTGGGTGGCGCAGCGGGGTGCAGAAAAAGTGACATTTCGGCTGTGAAGGGTTGCGTGGTGAGCCGCCCTAGAGCGATGAGGGCTCGAGGGGTGAGCCGCCGGGGAGCGGCGAGAGCCCGAGAGGTCGCGATGTTCACCTGTGAAGTAGCAAGAATCTGCGGTGGGTGGCTCGACCGGA
This genomic stretch from Symbiobacterium terraclitae harbors:
- a CDS encoding ArsR family transcriptional regulator, which produces MQRKRRPPEEVLVPREILLNRSLSAASKLVWAARQLTDDTKELRLLTGLSSSGVSDAQRRLRDHDLLRPQPIAVSRAGCATLPIALLSARSITGQAKLLYAAVQYLPGFSGRSVTTTWAELRSFTDLCLNTLRRAVTILEAQGWLSVHRPGLKGSFRLTLHNPQVERIRRAIAAADRRLQRAPYLGEALMREWLTLLVDCEEFEDDASPGFLINPYTNEEMQFDRFYPPSVAFEFNGPQHYGPTRLFPDAEEARRQQARDLIKVGICTARGIRLVIVHPEDLTLEGMRHKVEGPLSLRCLDGMEELITYLEVRSAAYRRSLAALQA